A region from the Helcococcus ovis genome encodes:
- the tetA(P) gene encoding tetracycline efflux MFS transporter TetA(P), whose protein sequence is MVNKLSAYKTYLLFSAIAAMCFSLVATVMVVYHIETVHLNPLQFILVGTTLEVACFIFEIPTGIVADVYSRKLSIVIGVVLTGVGFILEGSISSFVFVLVAQIVWGLGSTFISGSVEAWIAEEEKDKDLDKIYIKGAQAGQIGSVIGIVLSTVIANLSVRLPIIVSGVLFIILALFLWLYMPENNFKSSAPEDLNTFKKMGYTFKSGLKFIKNKPIIIILLSVTLFYGLSSEGYDRLSNMHFLQDTMLPKLGNLKPVTWFGIFGIAGMILSAIVMHFMEKKLKDDDKNKNGKLLLCINIFYISFMFIFAITKRFNLMLIAYLATSTFRTINKPIFSAWLNGHIDDKARSTVLSINGQINSLGQILGGPIIGIIATNISVSMGIACTSLLVTPVLVLYIVAMIMDKKVVDRVGGIDYEENN, encoded by the coding sequence ATGGTTAATAAACTTTCAGCATATAAAACTTATTTATTATTTTCAGCTATTGCAGCAATGTGTTTTTCGTTAGTAGCTACAGTTATGGTAGTGTATCACATTGAAACGGTGCATTTAAATCCACTTCAGTTTATACTTGTTGGAACTACTTTAGAAGTAGCATGCTTTATATTTGAAATTCCTACAGGAATAGTTGCAGATGTGTACAGTCGTAAACTATCTATTGTTATTGGTGTAGTTTTAACAGGAGTGGGATTTATTTTAGAAGGTTCTATTTCTAGTTTCGTTTTCGTACTTGTAGCACAGATTGTATGGGGATTAGGTTCTACTTTTATTAGTGGATCTGTTGAAGCTTGGATTGCGGAAGAAGAGAAAGATAAAGATTTGGATAAAATTTATATAAAGGGAGCACAAGCAGGACAGATAGGATCGGTTATTGGAATAGTACTAAGCACTGTAATAGCTAATTTATCTGTAAGACTACCTATTATAGTTAGTGGAGTCTTATTTATAATTCTTGCATTATTTTTATGGTTATATATGCCAGAAAATAATTTTAAATCATCTGCTCCAGAGGATTTAAATACTTTTAAAAAGATGGGATATACCTTTAAATCTGGTCTTAAATTTATAAAAAATAAACCTATAATTATAATTTTGCTTTCAGTAACTTTATTTTATGGATTATCCAGTGAAGGTTATGATAGACTTTCTAATATGCATTTTTTACAAGATACTATGCTTCCTAAACTTGGAAACCTTAAACCAGTGACTTGGTTCGGAATTTTTGGAATTGCAGGAATGATATTGAGTGCTATAGTAATGCATTTTATGGAAAAGAAGCTTAAGGATGATGATAAGAATAAAAATGGAAAGCTGTTATTATGTATAAATATATTTTATATATCATTTATGTTCATATTTGCTATTACAAAAAGATTTAACTTAATGCTAATAGCTTATTTAGCGACAAGTACCTTTAGAACTATAAATAAACCTATATTTAGTGCATGGCTTAATGGACATATAGATGACAAGGCCAGATCTACTGTACTTTCTATAAATGGACAAATAAATTCCTTAGGTCAAATTTTAGGTGGACCAATTATAGGAATCATAGCTACAAATATTTCAGTGAGTATGGGTATAGCATGTACTTCGTTATTAGTAACACCGGTATTAGTGTTATATATTGTTGCTATGATAATGGATAAAAAGGTGGTTGATAGAGTTGGAGGTATTGATTATGAAGAAAATAATTAA
- a CDS encoding NAD(+)/NADH kinase produces the protein MEEKMKKKVNIFSNLYKITNEIRKIVEDELVANNFIVTDEFDENADFNIVIGGDGTFIKAVHDSNFSEIPFIGINTGHLGFYNDVHHNEVAETIQKIKNNNYFIHNLRYIDCKVSTDDDIYEFNSLNELVLKAKYTSVLHFNLYVDDVMLESFAGDGVMFSTPSGSTAYNLSAGGAIMYQSIDAFQITPLAPIRSALHRSLDKSLIVPKDTKIKLITRKREDTQFALGIDGLHQEIESINYIDIQLSKNTIQKVVFDKNWFWKNIKEKFI, from the coding sequence ATGGAGGAAAAGATGAAAAAAAAGGTTAATATTTTTTCTAATCTATATAAAATTACAAATGAAATTAGAAAAATTGTTGAAGATGAATTAGTAGCAAATAACTTTATTGTTACCGATGAGTTTGACGAAAATGCTGATTTTAATATAGTTATCGGTGGAGATGGTACGTTTATAAAGGCTGTTCATGATTCTAATTTTTCTGAAATTCCTTTTATAGGTATAAATACCGGTCACCTAGGATTTTATAACGATGTACATCACAATGAAGTAGCAGAAACAATTCAAAAAATAAAAAATAACAACTATTTTATTCATAATTTACGCTATATAGACTGTAAAGTTTCAACAGATGATGATATTTATGAGTTTAATAGCTTAAATGAATTAGTACTAAAAGCAAAATATACCTCTGTATTGCATTTTAATTTGTATGTCGATGATGTAATGTTAGAATCTTTTGCCGGTGATGGCGTAATGTTTTCTACCCCATCCGGCTCAACAGCATATAATTTATCTGCTGGTGGTGCAATTATGTACCAAAGTATTGATGCATTTCAAATAACTCCTTTAGCACCAATAAGATCTGCTTTACATCGTTCACTTGATAAAAGCTTAATTGTTCCGAAAGATACAAAGATTAAACTTATAACAAGAAAAAGAGAAGATACACAATTTGCTCTTGGTATAGATGGATTACATCAGGAAATAGAATCTATAAATTATATCGATATACAACTTTCAAAAAATACTATACAAAAAGTTGTTTTTGATAAAAATTGGTTTTGGAAAAATATTAAAGAAAAATTTATATAA